Proteins co-encoded in one Actinomadura luteofluorescens genomic window:
- a CDS encoding sulfotransferase family protein, giving the protein MLEVIGAGFGRTGTFSLRAALETLGFGPCHHMLGMLERQEEIPLWRRAAQGGPTDWDEVYRGYRSSVDWPGTRFWRELTEFYPKAKVILTVRDSQRWYDSAASTIHRAAMDPAPPATPVLAQMRAMSREVVWDGQFGGRFTDPDHARRVFAEHNEAVRREVDPDRLLVFEVAQGWEPLCDFLGVAVPDEPFPRSNDRDGFESLLREHAAGGPDAVPAS; this is encoded by the coding sequence ATGCTCGAAGTCATCGGCGCCGGGTTCGGCCGCACCGGCACCTTCTCCCTCAGGGCCGCGCTGGAGACGCTCGGCTTCGGCCCGTGCCACCACATGCTCGGGATGCTGGAGCGCCAGGAGGAGATCCCGCTGTGGCGGCGCGCCGCCCAGGGCGGCCCCACCGACTGGGACGAGGTCTACCGCGGGTACCGGTCCAGCGTCGACTGGCCGGGCACCCGGTTCTGGCGGGAGCTGACGGAGTTCTACCCGAAGGCGAAGGTCATCCTTACCGTCCGGGACTCCCAGCGCTGGTACGACAGTGCCGCGTCGACCATCCACCGCGCCGCCATGGACCCCGCGCCTCCCGCGACGCCCGTCCTCGCCCAGATGCGGGCGATGTCGAGGGAGGTCGTGTGGGACGGCCAGTTCGGTGGGCGGTTCACCGACCCCGACCACGCGCGGCGCGTCTTCGCCGAGCACAACGAGGCGGTGCGCCGCGAGGTGGACCCGGACCGGCTGCTGGTCTTCGAGGTCGCCCAGGGCTGGGAGCCGCTGTGCGACTTCCTCGGCGTCGCGGTGCCGGACGAGCCGTTCCCCCGCTCCAACGACCGGGACGGCTTCGAGTCGCTGCTGCGCGAGCACGCCGCCGGCGGCCCCGACGCCGTCCCGGCGTCCTGA
- a CDS encoding thioesterase II family protein: protein MPGALGGEAGWFRRFHPADEGAPRLLCFPYAGASASAYHGLSETLSPAADVTVVQYPGRQDRRREPVAVDLAELAGRLAAEVAGLPPAAFFGHSMGAIVAFEVARRLAAPPPVLFVSGRRSPARSRQERTHPMGDRELLDDMARLGGTDARLLDSPAFVRMIMPVVRGDYQAIDTYRYEPGPPLACPIVVLAGDADPMTPVEDALAWREHGSGGGAEFVLPGGHFFLDDHRERIAEIVLDRLAVDRTAI, encoded by the coding sequence ATGCCCGGAGCGCTTGGGGGAGAGGCCGGGTGGTTCCGCCGGTTCCACCCGGCGGACGAGGGGGCGCCGCGGCTGCTGTGCTTCCCCTACGCGGGCGCGTCCGCGAGCGCCTACCACGGCCTCTCCGAGACGCTCAGCCCGGCGGCCGACGTCACCGTCGTCCAGTACCCCGGACGGCAGGACCGCCGCCGGGAGCCGGTGGCGGTGGACCTCGCGGAGCTGGCCGGCCGGCTCGCGGCCGAGGTGGCCGGGCTGCCGCCGGCGGCGTTCTTCGGCCACAGCATGGGGGCGATCGTGGCCTTCGAGGTGGCGCGGCGGCTCGCCGCGCCGCCCCCGGTCCTGTTCGTGTCGGGGCGCCGCTCCCCGGCGCGCAGCCGCCAGGAGCGCACGCACCCCATGGGGGACCGCGAGCTGCTGGACGACATGGCCCGCCTCGGCGGGACGGACGCGCGGCTGCTGGACAGCCCCGCGTTCGTCCGGATGATCATGCCCGTGGTGCGCGGCGACTACCAGGCGATCGACACCTACCGCTACGAGCCCGGCCCGCCGCTCGCCTGCCCGATCGTGGTGCTGGCGGGCGACGCCGACCCGATGACCCCGGTCGAGGACGCGCTGGCCTGGCGGGAGCACGGCTCCGGCGGTGGCGCCGAGTTCGTCCTCCCCGGCGGGCACTTCTTCCTCGACGACCACCGGGAGCGGATCGCGGAGATCGTCCTCGACCGGCTGGCGGTGGACCGCACAGCGATCTAG
- a CDS encoding glycoside hydrolase family 3 protein — MDAIENTAGSVPHDETDAPLYRDPRAPVAARVEDLLARMSLDDKIGQMTQAERLEATPEDVTAHRLGSVLSGGGSVPSPNDPVTWADMYDDFQRAALATPLGIPILYGVDAVHGHGNVVGATLFPHNIGLGATRDPALVRDIGAVVAEEVSGTGITWNFAPCLGVVRNPRWGRTYESFGELPELPTAMTSFISGLQGPRVGPRPSVMATAKHFVGDGGTKDGDDQGDTRLAEEELRALHLPPFLAALERGVGSVMISHSSWNGLRLHGHRYLVTEVLKEELGFSGIVVSDWNGLDMIYEADAFGPAEVRAAVNAGIDMVMVPEEWRRFIETLRAEVLAGRVPAARIDDANRRILTRKFEQGLFEHPLTDRAYTGRIGGAEHRALARRAVAASLVVLKNEGGLLPLAPGIDEIFVAGRSAHDIGMQCGGWTVSWQGEPGPVTVGTTILDGIRAAAGPGTTVRYHPDGHGAGPSCKVAVAVVGEEPYAEDEGDRPAGMGLDPVDLDTIARLRAAGVPVVVLLVSGRPLDIAAELPGWDALVACWLPGTEGRGVADVLFGAAAATGRLPVTWMRSADQLPITHGDGQDPLFPYGFGLTYPARP, encoded by the coding sequence GTGGACGCCATAGAGAACACCGCCGGATCCGTACCCCATGACGAGACGGACGCCCCGTTGTACCGCGACCCCCGGGCGCCGGTCGCGGCCCGCGTCGAGGACCTGCTCGCCCGCATGAGCCTGGACGACAAGATCGGCCAGATGACCCAGGCGGAGCGCCTGGAGGCCACCCCGGAGGACGTCACCGCCCACCGGCTCGGGTCGGTGCTGTCGGGCGGCGGGTCGGTGCCCTCGCCGAACGACCCCGTCACCTGGGCCGACATGTACGACGACTTCCAGCGCGCCGCCCTGGCCACCCCGCTCGGCATCCCGATCCTGTACGGCGTCGACGCGGTGCACGGGCACGGCAACGTGGTCGGCGCGACGCTCTTCCCGCACAACATCGGGCTCGGCGCGACCCGCGACCCCGCGCTGGTCCGCGACATCGGCGCCGTGGTGGCCGAGGAGGTGTCGGGCACCGGCATCACCTGGAACTTCGCGCCGTGCCTCGGGGTCGTCCGCAACCCGCGCTGGGGACGCACCTACGAGTCGTTCGGCGAGCTGCCCGAGCTGCCCACCGCCATGACGTCGTTCATCAGCGGGCTCCAGGGCCCGCGCGTCGGCCCCCGGCCCTCGGTCATGGCCACCGCGAAGCACTTCGTCGGGGACGGCGGCACCAAGGACGGCGACGACCAGGGCGACACGCGGCTCGCCGAGGAGGAGCTGCGGGCGCTGCACCTGCCGCCGTTCCTCGCCGCACTGGAGCGCGGCGTCGGGTCGGTCATGATCTCCCACAGCTCGTGGAACGGGCTGCGCCTGCACGGCCACCGGTACCTCGTCACCGAGGTGCTCAAGGAGGAGCTCGGCTTCTCCGGGATCGTCGTGTCCGACTGGAACGGCCTCGACATGATCTACGAGGCGGACGCGTTCGGCCCGGCCGAGGTCCGGGCGGCGGTCAACGCGGGCATCGACATGGTGATGGTCCCCGAGGAGTGGCGGCGGTTCATCGAGACGCTGCGCGCCGAGGTGCTGGCCGGACGGGTGCCGGCGGCGCGGATCGACGACGCCAACCGGCGCATCCTGACCAGGAAGTTCGAGCAGGGCCTGTTCGAGCACCCGCTGACCGACCGCGCCTACACCGGGCGGATCGGCGGCGCCGAGCACCGCGCCCTGGCCCGCCGGGCCGTGGCCGCCTCCCTGGTGGTCCTCAAGAACGAGGGGGGCCTGCTCCCGCTCGCCCCCGGCATCGACGAGATCTTCGTCGCCGGGCGCAGCGCCCACGACATCGGGATGCAGTGCGGCGGGTGGACCGTCAGCTGGCAGGGCGAGCCCGGGCCCGTCACCGTGGGGACCACGATCCTGGACGGCATCCGCGCCGCCGCGGGCCCCGGGACCACCGTCCGGTACCACCCGGACGGCCACGGGGCCGGCCCCTCCTGCAAGGTCGCCGTCGCGGTCGTGGGGGAGGAGCCGTACGCCGAGGACGAGGGCGACCGCCCGGCCGGGATGGGTCTGGACCCCGTGGACCTGGACACCATCGCGAGGCTGCGCGCCGCCGGGGTCCCCGTCGTGGTGCTGCTGGTGAGCGGGCGCCCCCTGGACATCGCGGCCGAGCTGCCCGGCTGGGACGCGCTGGTCGCCTGCTGGCTCCCCGGCACCGAGGGCCGGGGCGTCGCCGACGTGCTGTTCGGCGCCGCCGCCGCGACCGGGCGGCTGCCCGTCACCTGGATGCGCAGCGCCGACCAGCTGCCCATCACCCACGGCGACGGCCAGGACCCGCTCTTCCCCTACGGGTTCGGCCTGACCTACCCGGCCCGCCCGTGA
- a CDS encoding MATE family efflux transporter, protein MTAQTARPPQAVRGAHRRRIARLAVPMAAAQLLAIMVPIVIVAILGWMGDEAIRVRSLYFPLAFLFFGVQVAFDVTNQTITALRTGRGERDVGATTMSVALVWLGTGLALGIGLSLAAPALADVLGADARGGDLFVRFLRWMSLANLTLAWPVLCASALRGAGRAGPAALIMLVGSAVEVAGLAVLGFGCGLDIAALPLATALNGLTAGAFGMVVLARTGLLREWGWRPEVLGYLLRTGVPVSLTNIVMFGMNFAFVMMLKPFGPDVIAGFATATTVQNLVIMPAVVLGSAAAIVMNQSLGASGREQVAAVLGAALRMTLAVYAVIVPVLWLLRGAVGHLTAENARIAGETARYIAIVGPSFVVLGLVLTALMALEQTGGARLALAASAVYVAGSVGIGALAGRGAGGPVPLYATIAAMNAAGVLAVLAAVAFTRAQDRRRRTSREEPAWGAAPPSPVRPD, encoded by the coding sequence GTGACCGCGCAGACGGCGCGGCCGCCGCAGGCGGTACGGGGCGCGCACCGGCGGCGGATCGCCCGCCTGGCGGTGCCCATGGCGGCCGCGCAGCTGCTCGCCATCATGGTGCCGATCGTGATCGTCGCCATCCTGGGCTGGATGGGCGACGAGGCCATCCGCGTCCGCTCGCTGTACTTCCCGCTGGCGTTCCTGTTCTTCGGGGTGCAGGTCGCGTTCGACGTCACCAACCAGACGATCACGGCGCTGCGGACGGGGCGCGGCGAGCGGGACGTGGGGGCGACGACGATGAGCGTGGCCCTGGTCTGGCTCGGCACGGGGCTCGCGCTCGGGATCGGGCTGAGCCTGGCGGCACCCGCCCTGGCGGACGTCCTCGGCGCGGACGCGCGGGGCGGGGACCTGTTCGTGCGGTTCCTGCGGTGGATGTCGCTCGCCAACCTGACGCTGGCGTGGCCGGTGCTGTGCGCGTCCGCGCTGCGCGGCGCGGGGCGCGCCGGGCCCGCGGCGCTGATCATGCTGGTGGGCAGTGCGGTGGAGGTCGCGGGGCTCGCGGTGCTGGGCTTCGGCTGCGGGCTGGACATCGCGGCGCTGCCGCTGGCGACGGCCCTCAACGGCCTCACCGCCGGGGCGTTCGGCATGGTGGTGCTCGCCCGGACGGGGCTGCTGAGGGAGTGGGGCTGGCGGCCGGAGGTCCTCGGGTACCTGCTGCGGACCGGCGTGCCGGTCAGCCTCACCAACATCGTGATGTTCGGCATGAACTTCGCGTTCGTGATGATGCTCAAGCCGTTCGGCCCGGACGTCATCGCCGGCTTCGCGACCGCGACGACGGTCCAGAACCTCGTCATCATGCCGGCCGTCGTGCTCGGCTCCGCGGCGGCCATCGTGATGAACCAGAGCCTGGGGGCGTCCGGCCGGGAGCAGGTCGCCGCCGTGCTCGGCGCCGCGCTGCGCATGACGCTGGCCGTGTACGCCGTGATCGTCCCCGTGCTGTGGCTGCTGCGCGGCGCCGTCGGCCACCTGACCGCCGAGAACGCGCGGATCGCGGGCGAGACCGCGCGCTACATCGCGATCGTGGGCCCGAGCTTCGTGGTCCTCGGGCTGGTGCTCACCGCGCTCATGGCGCTGGAGCAGACCGGCGGCGCCCGCCTGGCGCTCGCCGCGTCGGCGGTGTACGTCGCCGGGTCGGTCGGCATCGGCGCGCTGGCGGGCCGGGGCGCCGGCGGCCCGGTCCCGCTGTACGCGACGATCGCCGCCATGAACGCCGCCGGGGTGCTCGCGGTGCTCGCCGCGGTGGCGTTCACGCGCGCCCAGGACCGGCGCAGGCGGACGTCGCGCGAGGAGCCCGCCTGGGGCGCCGCGCCGCCGTCCCCCGTCCGCCCGGACTGA